One region of Drosophila subobscura isolate 14011-0131.10 chromosome J, UCBerk_Dsub_1.0, whole genome shotgun sequence genomic DNA includes:
- the LOC117895551 gene encoding peptide methionine sulfoxide reductase isoform X3, producing the protein MSLTIKTAVSHPELKDLRTVRNEQKELSILPVHHVNIPKATATFGMGCFWGAESLYGATRGVLRTTVGYAGGSSELPTGDHTEVLEIDYDPTVISFKELLDLFWNNHEYGLTTPIKRQYASLILYHDDEQKKMAVTSKLEEQERRAPELITTEVAPKVNFYAAEAYHQKYRLQGHKDLATSLNLNPTLLQSSYVATKLNGYLAGVGGMEQFKSEVDTLGLTPTQRQYCSYHVEQNEGQGLYC; encoded by the exons ATGTCGCTTACAATCAAGACAGCTGTTTCACATCCTGAGCTTAAGGATCTT AGAACTGTTCGAAATGAACAAAAGGAACTCAGCATATTGCCTGTGCACCATGTTAACATTCCCAAAGCCACAGCTACCTTCGGGATGGGATGCTTCTGGGGAGCCGAATCGCTGTATGGAGCGACCCGGGGCGTTTTGAGGACTACTGTGGGCTATGCCGGGGGCAGCTCTGAATTGCCAAC GGGCGATCACACGGAGGTTCTGGAAATTGACTACGATCCCACAGTGATCAGCTTCAAGGAGCTATTGGATCTGTTCTGGAACAATCATGAGTACGGGCTGACGACACCAATCAAGCGTCAGTACGCCTCCTTGATTCTCTACCATGATGATGAGCAGAAGAAAATGGCTGTAACCtccaagctggaggagcaggagcgtcGGGCACCCGAGCTTATTACTACTGAGGTGGCACCCAAGGTGAACTTTTATGCGGCCGAAGC CTATCATCAAAAATATAGACTGCAGGGTCACAAGGATCTAGCCACCTCTCTAAACCTCAACCCCACGCTGTTGCAGAGCAGCTATGTGGCCACCAAACTGAATGGCTATCTGGCTGGTGTCGGGGGCATGGAGCAGTTCAAATCGGAGGTGGATACATTAGGACTCACGCCCACCCAGCGTCAGTACTGTAGCTATCACGTAGAGCAAAACGAGGGTCAGGGCCTCTACTGCTGA
- the LOC117895551 gene encoding peptide methionine sulfoxide reductase isoform X2, with protein sequence MRWLLRFGYSLKFMFLRTVRNEQKELSILPVHHVNIPKATATFGMGCFWGAESLYGATRGVLRTTVGYAGGSSELPTYRKLGDHTEVLEIDYDPTVISFKELLDLFWNNHEYGLTTPIKRQYASLILYHDDEQKKMAVTSKLEEQERRAPELITTEVAPKVNFYAAEAYHQKYRLQGHKDLATSLNLNPTLLQSSYVATKLNGYLAGVGGMEQFKSEVDTLGLTPTQRQYCSYHVEQNEGQGLYC encoded by the exons atgcgctggctgctgcgatTTGGTTACAGTCTCAAATTTATGTTCTTG AGAACTGTTCGAAATGAACAAAAGGAACTCAGCATATTGCCTGTGCACCATGTTAACATTCCCAAAGCCACAGCTACCTTCGGGATGGGATGCTTCTGGGGAGCCGAATCGCTGTATGGAGCGACCCGGGGCGTTTTGAGGACTACTGTGGGCTATGCCGGGGGCAGCTCTGAATTGCCAACGTACCGTAAACT GGGCGATCACACGGAGGTTCTGGAAATTGACTACGATCCCACAGTGATCAGCTTCAAGGAGCTATTGGATCTGTTCTGGAACAATCATGAGTACGGGCTGACGACACCAATCAAGCGTCAGTACGCCTCCTTGATTCTCTACCATGATGATGAGCAGAAGAAAATGGCTGTAACCtccaagctggaggagcaggagcgtcGGGCACCCGAGCTTATTACTACTGAGGTGGCACCCAAGGTGAACTTTTATGCGGCCGAAGC CTATCATCAAAAATATAGACTGCAGGGTCACAAGGATCTAGCCACCTCTCTAAACCTCAACCCCACGCTGTTGCAGAGCAGCTATGTGGCCACCAAACTGAATGGCTATCTGGCTGGTGTCGGGGGCATGGAGCAGTTCAAATCGGAGGTGGATACATTAGGACTCACGCCCACCCAGCGTCAGTACTGTAGCTATCACGTAGAGCAAAACGAGGGTCAGGGCCTCTACTGCTGA
- the LOC117895551 gene encoding peptide methionine sulfoxide reductase isoform X1: MSLTIKTAVSHPELKDLRTVRNEQKELSILPVHHVNIPKATATFGMGCFWGAESLYGATRGVLRTTVGYAGGSSELPTYRKLGDHTEVLEIDYDPTVISFKELLDLFWNNHEYGLTTPIKRQYASLILYHDDEQKKMAVTSKLEEQERRAPELITTEVAPKVNFYAAEAYHQKYRLQGHKDLATSLNLNPTLLQSSYVATKLNGYLAGVGGMEQFKSEVDTLGLTPTQRQYCSYHVEQNEGQGLYC, encoded by the exons ATGTCGCTTACAATCAAGACAGCTGTTTCACATCCTGAGCTTAAGGATCTT AGAACTGTTCGAAATGAACAAAAGGAACTCAGCATATTGCCTGTGCACCATGTTAACATTCCCAAAGCCACAGCTACCTTCGGGATGGGATGCTTCTGGGGAGCCGAATCGCTGTATGGAGCGACCCGGGGCGTTTTGAGGACTACTGTGGGCTATGCCGGGGGCAGCTCTGAATTGCCAACGTACCGTAAACT GGGCGATCACACGGAGGTTCTGGAAATTGACTACGATCCCACAGTGATCAGCTTCAAGGAGCTATTGGATCTGTTCTGGAACAATCATGAGTACGGGCTGACGACACCAATCAAGCGTCAGTACGCCTCCTTGATTCTCTACCATGATGATGAGCAGAAGAAAATGGCTGTAACCtccaagctggaggagcaggagcgtcGGGCACCCGAGCTTATTACTACTGAGGTGGCACCCAAGGTGAACTTTTATGCGGCCGAAGC CTATCATCAAAAATATAGACTGCAGGGTCACAAGGATCTAGCCACCTCTCTAAACCTCAACCCCACGCTGTTGCAGAGCAGCTATGTGGCCACCAAACTGAATGGCTATCTGGCTGGTGTCGGGGGCATGGAGCAGTTCAAATCGGAGGTGGATACATTAGGACTCACGCCCACCCAGCGTCAGTACTGTAGCTATCACGTAGAGCAAAACGAGGGTCAGGGCCTCTACTGCTGA
- the LOC117895551 gene encoding peptide methionine sulfoxide reductase isoform X4, whose translation MFPHFFRNFKRTVRNEQKELSILPVHHVNIPKATATFGMGCFWGAESLYGATRGVLRTTVGYAGGSSELPTYRKLGDHTEVLEIDYDPTVISFKELLDLFWNNHEYGLTTPIKRQYASLILYHDDEQKKMAVTSKLEEQERRAPELITTEVAPKVNFYAAEAYHQKYRLQGHKDLATSLNLNPTLLQSSYVATKLNGYLAGVGGMEQFKSEVDTLGLTPTQRQYCSYHVEQNEGQGLYC comes from the exons ATGTTTCCGCATTTTTTTCGTAATTTCAAG AGAACTGTTCGAAATGAACAAAAGGAACTCAGCATATTGCCTGTGCACCATGTTAACATTCCCAAAGCCACAGCTACCTTCGGGATGGGATGCTTCTGGGGAGCCGAATCGCTGTATGGAGCGACCCGGGGCGTTTTGAGGACTACTGTGGGCTATGCCGGGGGCAGCTCTGAATTGCCAACGTACCGTAAACT GGGCGATCACACGGAGGTTCTGGAAATTGACTACGATCCCACAGTGATCAGCTTCAAGGAGCTATTGGATCTGTTCTGGAACAATCATGAGTACGGGCTGACGACACCAATCAAGCGTCAGTACGCCTCCTTGATTCTCTACCATGATGATGAGCAGAAGAAAATGGCTGTAACCtccaagctggaggagcaggagcgtcGGGCACCCGAGCTTATTACTACTGAGGTGGCACCCAAGGTGAACTTTTATGCGGCCGAAGC CTATCATCAAAAATATAGACTGCAGGGTCACAAGGATCTAGCCACCTCTCTAAACCTCAACCCCACGCTGTTGCAGAGCAGCTATGTGGCCACCAAACTGAATGGCTATCTGGCTGGTGTCGGGGGCATGGAGCAGTTCAAATCGGAGGTGGATACATTAGGACTCACGCCCACCCAGCGTCAGTACTGTAGCTATCACGTAGAGCAAAACGAGGGTCAGGGCCTCTACTGCTGA
- the LOC117895554 gene encoding gonadal protein gdl, producing MTDITVSNEGHVKESEPVAVAEDPYPQPSPEFLQRKIYFLVDQLRKMHAELPENLQTRISYDLLTELANCVLNDSIFVIVKALMELQHETERHLIKMRTQVENEYGIELDDWQAKIKDPEELLHILGLMKLKHSKKLVESDKKIIEILDQKVNDQQSTLQKAGVPGFYVTENPKEIKIQMFLLDFILRLSRIKYEPSK from the exons ATGACTGACATTACTGTGTCCAATGAGGGACATGTGAAGGAAAGTGAGCCGGTGGCCGTGGCAGAAGACCCATATCCGCAACCATCTCCGGAATTCTTACAACGCAAAATCTATTTTCTCGTGGATCAGCTTAGAAAAATGCACGCCGAACTGCCAGA AAACCTGCAAACCCGAATTTCCTACGATCTCCTTACAGAACTGGCCAATTGTGTGCTCAATGACAGCATTTTCGTCATAGTCAAGGCACTAATGGAACTCCAGCATGAGACTGAGAGGCATTTGATAAAAATGCGTACGCAGGTAGAAAACGAATATGGAATTGAATTGGACGACTGGCAGGCCAAAATTAAGGATCCCGAGGAACTTCTGCACATTCTGGGCCTAATGAAACTTAAACATTCAAAAAAACTAGTCGAGTCCGATAAGAAGATTATTGAAATTCTAGATCAAAAG GTTAATGACCAGCAATCCACTTTGCAGAAGGCTGGCGTGCCTGGCTTCTATGTCACAGAAAATCCTAAGGAGATCaaaatacaaatgtttttgctgGATTTCATTTTACGTCTGAGTCGTATTAAGTACGAGCCAAGCAAGTAG
- the LOC117895558 gene encoding protein Z600, whose amino-acid sequence MSSTKTETTQILQRLNSLRIVEARDDIKRECFSSLAPATPSGGGQGKFQTEPKKRRKIKLNRVYTYETDAHFIKARKSLNF is encoded by the coding sequence ATGTCGAGCACCAAGACGGAGACCACCCAAATTTTGCAACGCCTTAACAGCCTAAGAATTGTAGAAGCGAGGGACGACATCAAAAGAGAATGCTTCTCATCATTGGCACCAGCTACTCCCAGCGGCGGGGGACAAGGAAAATTTCAAACGGAGCCCAAGAAACGACGCAAGATAAAACTAAATCGAGTCTACACCTATGAGACGGATGCGCACTTTATCAAGGCTCGCAAGTCTTTAAACTTTTAA
- the LOC117895557 gene encoding MAPK regulated corepressor interacting protein 2 produces MYTISKGPSKIVAKTRRGMVQNFEKFESIKESSRKNGSFDLNSPGTSEHNNIPRPFFQQSVSKRTTPTKLIEDEVITPQHEEIIRYINDSWNMLVAPNPYDSSTLDKPCEKPVADANNNNATNPVECIIANKPFATSASAAVWVEPPSPALQDFKPFDLESWWGRRLFQNITKSL; encoded by the exons ATGTACACTATCAGCAAGGGACCCAGCAAAATAGTTGCTAAGACGCGACGAG GTATGGTCCAAAACTTTGAAAAGTTCGAAAGCATcaaggagagcagcaggaagaacGGTAGCTTCGATTTGAACAGTCCCGGGACATCAGAGCACAACAA tATCCCGCGACCGTTTTTTCAACAGAGTGTCTCAAAACGGACAACACCCACCAAGCTGATCGAGGATGAGGTGATAACACCGCAGCATGAAGAAATCATACGCTATATAAATGATT CTTGGAACATGTTAGTCGCACCAAATCCGTATGATTCGAGTACATTGGACAAGCCCTGCGAGAAACCAGTGGCAGATGCTAACAATAACAATGCAACTAATCCAGTGGAATGTATTATCGCCAATAAACCATTTGCAACCTCTGCATCGGCGGCTGTTTGGGTAGAACCACCTAGCCCAGCGTTGCAAGACTTCAAGCCCTTCGATCTGGAATCCTGGTGGGGTCGTCGCTTGTTCCAAAACATTACTAAGAGCCTCTAA